A stretch of DNA from Acropora palmata chromosome 12, jaAcrPala1.3, whole genome shotgun sequence:
TTGCAGAATAAGTGGGTCGGAATTTTTCGGGTGACTCCTTCGGGGCTTTCCAGAAACGGGTCCCTATAGTGTTTCTAGGGTACGCAAGCCGcaaatggttaaaaatttgACAACTTCGTTTTTGCGAAGGTTCGAGTATTCGCATGAAAACCCGAAAAGcctatttccaaaaatatccTGTCAAGAATGAAAATGCGTTTTCGACCATTTCCACAAGTAattcacaagaaaaagaattgcGCTGTTAAACAAAACGGATACACGAGAACAGGGTCTTGGTGGCGGATCAATTCTTAACCAAGGAATACGTAAATGAAAAAGGCACTTTCAATTGCTTGAGTTGACAGCGTATTACTTATTTATTGCAGCATGACAACTATGTCAATTCTGTTTGGCAAGTAGTTTTGTTTCAAACGTCATCCTATTTTTCACGCTTATAGCTTTTAACATTACAGTGAGGTTTATTGGCTGTCGAAACAaagaattcttttgttctgtgGTTGGCAAgtttaaatatcaaaagaatTGTTTATAAACAGTGAATATCGCTATAGACATATGGTGTTtatatttgggaaaaaaaaataattagaaTTGCATGATGAATAAATGGAAGTTGAGACAAGCAATTcattattgatattttttaattagcaTGTAGTTATGACCCTAGCTTGACGTGATGtttccattaattttctcGAGGAACCGCTTGCATTCTCTTTATTGACTCGCTTTTGGTTTATCTTCTTTGATAAGGAAGTTTCAAACACATTTCTCTaaggaaaatattgaaattttctcccttttgaaATCGCAGTCCACATTTTaggaaaaatgtttcatttttaatgAATGCAAGTAAAGTCGTCTTGCATGTTTACGAAACTTGTCATCAATGTCATGTTTGCCCAAAATGACAGGATGCagaactaaacaaaaaaatcagacagtttgatgctactccggcttaaaatgaaaacaagttgaaaatttaCGAGTCAAGACCCCACTCCTGTCTAGTTTCTTACTCAAGGACGATCTAAAATTGCTACACAACTACTTTTATACACTCACTAATCAGTGTTTATTCTTATCAATGAGGTGTAGCGATAGGTGTCACTGAAGGCCTTTTACGTGTCACCTATTTACCTCATACAAAACAAGTTCCCCTGTGTGAGATAAATAAATTTCGAAATccgaaaaaatgaaaatgtcattATTGCTGGGATGTAAAATCCTTGAGTGAAAGATTCGGTTTCTGCGGTGCCGTGTTGATGAAGGTAAAATTTCCATGGCAAAAGGCCAAAAGGCAAAATGTGAAGCTGTAAGTTATCCTCCACTCTGCAAACAAATATCGCCTAGCTTGTTTGAAATGAACCAACAGAAGCATTTTTGATGACAATCGTTTCTTCCATATCCCtcttttgttagttttttgcctttgaaaataGCCCTCAGGCGCTATTCAAAATTTCCGCGGCCTCCATCTTGAATAGCCCTCAGGCGCTATTCAAAATTTCCGCGGCCTCCATCTTGAATAGCCCTCAGGCGCTATTCAAAATTCCCGCGGCCTCCATCTTGAATAGCCCTCAGGCGCTATTCAAAATTCCCGCGGCCTCCATCTTGAATAATGTGCAAAGCACTATCGATGAATGACTTACGGTTGCTCACTCCCAACTTCGGAACCTCTTTACAGTCGTGATTTGGCCCTCATACAAGAATCTTGAACAGCAAATTTTCCTCGAGAATCCGTGACTTTGCAATCCAAAATCCAGTCTCGGGAATACAGAATTTCAAGGAGGTCTTGGATTTACCGTACATGAAGCTAGGTGGCAGAgttttcaaaagctttctgACCCATGCGATGTCTTATATTTCGAATTTGTTTTCAGCTCTCTGTCAATCAGCATTTTTTATTGCCTGACAAAGTGGACATGGCTTCTCTCTGGTTGTTGTCGACTCTTGTTATATTTTGTCAAATTATCAAGTTGACAGAAGCTCTGCAATGTGGGTCCGAGGGATCCATCTCAGGATGGATGTTACAAAAACACATCTACAAAACCATTCATGTAGACAAAGGCATCGATTGTGTGCTGATCTGTCAAAATGATAATCGATGTCAAAGCCTGAACTTTGCGATGCGTCTACGAATTTGTGAACTCAATGATCGCACCAAGGAAGCAAGACCAGAACACTTTGTTCCTAATCCGGACAGACATTATTTCAAACGATACATAAAACGAGGTGAGTGGAAACAAGACAATCAGATGATCCAACTATTCTTTCCTGTTAATCCGAGAGTAGAGGAGACGGGAAACCTCATAGTTAGTCAAGTTTTTAATGAAAGTCACATGAATTCAAAATCACAGTTAAGaaagtcaaaatgaaaatcaaagaaaaatgcacacaagagaaaaagtgaaagTCAGAATCAAAAGTCAAAACCAAAAATCAAAAGTCAAAGTCAGCATAAAAAGTCAAAGGCTAGTGTCAAAAGTCAGAATCAAAAGTCAAAATTGAAGCGCGTAAGTCTCAATTTAATTCTAAAACATAATCCCAATTTATCTCTAAATTCCAGTTCCACTGGGATCCACCCCGGAAATGGCGGCCGTGTCttgcaaagaaattaaagcaAGCGAAAAACAAGTGGTCAGTGACAAGTACTGGTTGTCTACTATTAAACCGAATATGGCGTTACTCGCGCACTGTGATATGAATACAGGAGGTATGTTGCATGCTGTGTCTTATTTCCTTGGAGTTACCACTTGATGTGGCCTTCTTGTGCGCGAAGCCATATAACTTGTATaggtgaagtgatatatgaaatgtttcatatatagaGCTGCGGACTAGTGCTTGTCTGTCCTCGTAAAAGCTGGAGCTAAAAATGGTTTTTTATGTCTTATTTCCGCTCTGGTTTTCGTAGTGACAAGCAATCGGTCGATCCAGCACCGGCGCTCTTTTGTTTAAAAGCCCCACGgcttgttattattataatttactgttttgtttttgctttttaaaataGATGTCGATGAATGTACGGCATCCTCTCCCATGTGCCATGAAAATGCCTTCTGCAACAACACTATCGGCTCCTACAATTGCACTTGCAAACCGAGGTACTACGGAGATGGAAAAACTTGCAAAGGTAAAATAGGACGTTGTTTGCACCATAGCTCCTTTCAAAGTCTCATTGCTAGAGATGTGACTCCTGGGTTCGTCTCGGCGAAACTCGGGATAAACCCGAGTGTTACATGAAAGGAGTCGCAAACAATGACCTTccgaatttcaaatttttcaaatttcaaatgcgGATGTACCAGTGAAACACGTCGCAAGAAGATCGTCCAAAAATGATTTCCCGTAGTTATTAAAATCGACATATTAACGTTATTGACcgaattctttgtttcatttttatttccgaggataaatttcacttttgtcCAGAAAGGCACGAAATCAGATGCACCCTTCTTGTAAAGGTTTACCTAGACAAATCTGAATAATTTGATGACTTCGATTGGTTTTCGGTGTTAACGACAATGAGGTTTTCCGACGACGAATTTTTGCGATCACATGAtctatttgtttgtttctacTATTCAGCTTTTGTGGCAGTTTTTACGAATCTGGGTGCGAGTGGTAGATTTGGGCCAACTTCAATTGGAAGTCACTACAGAGGAAAAGATCACGACGGTCAAGTAACGTTGGCCAGCGGTATACAGAATTGGAGTGTTCCGATTTCAGGCGAATACCAAGTTGAGGCAATAGGAGCTTCTGGGGGGTTTGATACTTACGCCAACAGCCGACAGTATAGGGGGAGAGGTGCCAGAATGATTGGAACGTTTAGCTTAATAAAAGGCGAAATTATTCAGATTCTTGTTGGTCAAGAAGGCGGGATTAACACCGTAGGGAGTGCTTCAGGGGGTGGTGGAGGCTCGTTTGTAGTCAGGGGAGCGGCAATACCTTTGATAATAGCCGGAGGGGGAGGAGGCGTTGAAACCGCGACATCGAGGCATTCACAATGCGATGCGTCCGCCTCAACTACTGGCAACACTGGGTACAAGTCCTTAGCCGGAGGTAGTGGTGGGAGTGGTGCCCAGGCATTTGACAGTGGTAGTGCAGGTAAGATATAAATGTTCCAGATAGGATCAaataagcgaaaaaaaaaaagaaaaaaaaagaaaagaaaaagcaactaCACTAACGATAACAGCAAAAGAgcgaagcaaaacaaaaataaaacaaaaacaacagcaaattaGGCTGATAAAATAGTTCAAAGGAATACGATCATTACCTCACTAGCATCGTGATATATTTATTgaagaataaattttgttcaagTGAGGCTGTCAGCTGCTTTCGCCGATGTACGGCATCACCAGGGAATATTATTGAATTGGGCGTGCCAGAGCTGTATAGATAGGTAAACTTGTGGAGGTGGACTAGTTCAAACACATTTGTTTGCTACCCGAGGTTCGTGCTTCTCGCGAAGCATCGGGTCagtattttaaaactttactTGGGAGTTCATTTAACAACTCCCAATCCATAAAGGAGTCCAGAAGAATTGGCGCCCGACCTGAATTAGCTGTAACAAACATGTATGCTTCTCGAACTCAAACGAAGAGAAAATGCATTCATAAATGTTACACAAGTACACAAAAGAAAGTACATCAAGGAAATGTAATATAACATGTGGAATCCCACAGGGATCTGTTCTTggtcctttgttgtttttgttatatataaaTGACTTCCACTGTTCTTCAGAACTGTTTGATTTTCACCTTTTCGCAGATGATGCAAATTTATTCTATGAGAATAAAAGCCTCCAGATACTACAAAATAGGATAAATTCTGAATTAATCAATGTTCATACTTGGCTAAGTGCTAATGAACTCTCCCTAAATATAGAAAAATCAAACTTCATAATTTTTCACCCTCAAAAAAGATTACAGGATTTTGCCTTTAATCTCTCtttaaacaacaaacaattgaaaagagaGTATTGCATTAAGTACCTTGGCATACTGATTGATTCACACCTAAGTTGGAAACCTCAAGTAGACTTTGTAGTAAAAAAATTAGAAGAAGCATTGGTATTTTATCTAAACTAAGGCATTATATAGATCTTAGTATCCTGTTAAAGCTATATTATGCCTTAAGTTACCGTTTTTTGATCTATGATATCATCATATGGGGCAACACGTATGAATCAACACTTAAACCAATATTTATACTTCAAAAGAAAGCCTTGCGTACTATCACTTTTTCTCAATATAATAGTCCTTCAAGCCCCTTATATAAATCTCTCCAGGTAATCAAATTCTATGATCTTGTCA
This window harbors:
- the LOC141859283 gene encoding uncharacterized protein LOC141859283, which encodes MIKKLSVNQHFLLPDKVDMASLWLLSTLVIFCQIIKLTEALQCGSEGSISGWMLQKHIYKTIHVDKGIDCVLICQNDNRCQSLNFAMRLRICELNDRTKEARPEHFVPNPDRHYFKRYIKRVPLGSTPEMAAVSCKEIKASEKQVVSDKYWLSTIKPNMALLAHCDMNTGDVDECTASSPMCHENAFCNNTIGSYNCTCKPRYYGDGKTCKAFVAVFTNLGASGRFGPTSIGSHYRGKDHDGQVTLASGIQNWSVPISGEYQVEAIGASGGFDTYANSRQYRGRGARMIGTFSLIKGEIIQILVGQEGGINTVGSASGGGGGSFVVRGAAIPLIIAGGGGGVETATSRHSQCDASASTTGNTGYKSLAGGSGGSGAQAFDSGSAGGGGGGFASSGRSGRHLSGSPGLTGGEGGKGFLQGGVGGRAYRNNPHGGFGGGAGAYGDGGGAGGGGGYSGGGSGKAISHSCGGGGGSYNAGKDKQSYCCYNTAGQGKVIITFLKSLQ